Proteins encoded in a region of the Mercenaria mercenaria strain notata chromosome 1, MADL_Memer_1, whole genome shotgun sequence genome:
- the LOC123543795 gene encoding uncharacterized protein LOC123543795, with amino-acid sequence MSHDEQLKNTRYRSWVKAGLGLKYLRFGLAPFVDNAIKNQHDVMLQDIEKNYGANIRCGHCKLETLMPIHTSDQNNKCPLGHKPSCNCSSPRGKVLCSTRLCSAFYDKLIIQHRYFSPNWKNTDITQWFDNHWQIAKTCIPAGGYAKQISVRETDCAGLLNIIINNSSIHNLLDTEIDAPNDIFSKTRKARDDIFHSSNLELDDAELDMILDNMTAILEDKAQIKDMPEAADARKNITQLRSQNFVVTMYDEAEIRKNAMDALDEMKQNALDLICEKQRQVLEEIQSCGLQQSTATGAIENRLESTENTLKLLQDRQTQVETSVANLKGSHLQLLEEVRKINQELDKIKSDELYSKAKTKHDEVLQHIEEKKALQRDLIRLYNKYYSCVPVHHLMQENEIDVKTYVKPEMRILRSKHIEQSNSKINITSYKDIFALEGKRHQNIYIIGDAGIGKSVFCKQLIDSWCRVHEQNQEQCELDVLNESSFAEIAKELKTFEFLFFVSLRHCKEENHLHEMIKNQLLQTRRYKDLFDEVIEEEPDKCLVILDGLDEWKNSSKAVVPERNRMADYTIISTTRPWVLEKHLLKDTEIDIILEMRGVGPSSAEKLATRMIQHLNIVFKRNRLVDSFEREVLMKDLSELKSIPILLQQMVCVWHDLETLGKSHCDIYSSMLNLLIQVAEQNEKLKPVIQLPSSNLLPSCMQDKQKCRSHQQLILSLAKLAFQTLFSNQQDSLLVFPSSQMDICGMTTTEIDQCLAVGILTQSEAVGISAVTRYKTIAFIHKTFHEFLAALHIATQCSRTSTEVPREHSEETFAIIYDRCRTFHEILSYSMVFKFLCGMDPLVGKIISKHVQTVVIEERNQSDNISLSLTYSKSRFSTTCRRLSNEVNECIHGINALFLNWIEEAKKCGHEDIQLVCSEITDIELYKHVESQQVKTISFFCVFLDRPLLQTEPLTGLHMTDCYLPIETIGELIARSKKTLTALSFHRSDMTSMSYTQVYIKPLLNALCGVSSLQSVSLKNLVLDHSSVQIFVSILTNLKRLKSLYLENVKFSSCNDQSDFADLSICNELEHIHTFRCDIKFDVPPQVKIICTDKPALHNTVHVLCKCKNLNVFSFIPSLEGHQEFNSYFYNNAAVISSITLSVPTFKFLKHLQISCVDFRKHILKLGPDLEHLLTVDINNILIKDDVLKTFLRSSSGVSECNYNISGQFCDTDLFIRRLKMTFHDEKEENRYCYGLKKLSNETQNLVLQLRDSQKLVILHVFEQYWRTRARASLIDECEVVYKQADYG; translated from the exons ATGTCGCATGATGAACAACTTAAAAATACTAGATATAGGAGCTGGGTCAAAGCAGGACTTGGCCTTAAATACTTAAGATTTGGCCTGGCTCCTTTTGTCGACAATGCTATCAAGAATCAACACGATGTCATGCTTCAAGACATTGAAAAGAACTATGGTGCAAATATACGATGTGGCCACTGCAAGCTCGAAACTCTTATGCCTATTCATACTTCTGATCAAAACAACAAATGCCCTTTAGGACATAAGCCAAGTTGCAACTGTAGTTCTCCGCGGGGAAAAGTTCTTTGTAGTACTAGACTTTGCAGCGCTTTTTACGACAAACTGATAATACAACATCGATACTTCTCTCCAAATTGGAAGAATACTGACATCACGCAATGGTTCGACAATCATTGGCAGATTGCCAAAACATGTATTCCAGCAGGAGGATATGCAAAACAAATTTCAGTCAGAGAAACGGACTGTGCTGGGCTTCTAAATATTATTATCAACAATAGCAGCATACATAACCTACTGGACACGGAAATTGATGCACcgaatgatattttttcaaag ACAAGAAAAGCAAGAGACGATATATTCCATTCATCCAATCTGGAACTTGATGACGCCGAACTGGACATGATCCTTGATAATATGACAGCTATACTAGAAGATAAGGCCCAGATAAAGGATATGCCAGAAGCAGCTGATGCAAGGAAAAATATAACACAG TTGAGAAGTCAGAATTTTGTAGTCACTATGTATGATGAGGCAGAGATTAGAAAGAACGCAATGGATGCCCTAGATGAGATGAAGCAAAATGCTTTAGACTTGATCTGCGAAAAGCAGAGACAAGTTTTAGAAGAAATACAGTCTTGTGGGCTTCAACAAAGTACGGCAACTGGTGCGATAGAGAACAGATTAGAAAGCACAGAAAATACACTAAAGTTACTGCAGGATAGACAAACTCAAGTAGAAACTTCAGTGGCCAATTTAAAAGGAAGTCATCTGCAACTTCTCGAAGAAGTGAGAAAAATAAACCAG GAATTGGacaaaataaaatcagatgaACTTTACTCGAAAGCAAAAACGAAACACGATGAAGTATTGCAGCATATTGAAGAAAAGAAAG CTCTTCAAAGAGACCTGATTCGCCTTTATAACAAATACTACAGTTGTGTTCCAGTACATCATCTGATGCAAGAGAATGAGATAGACGTGAAAACCTATGTCAAACCAGAAATGAGAATACTTCGTTCAAAACACATTGAACAAAGTAATAGTAAAATAAACATTACATCATACAAAGATATATTTGCTTTAGAAGGAAAACGGcatcaaaatatatacataattggTGATGCAGGAATAGGAAAGTCAGTGTTTTGTAAGCAACTTATTGATTCATGGTGTAGAGTACatgagcagaaccaagaacaatGCGAACTTGATGTCCTTAATGAAAGTAGCTTTGCTGAAATAGCTAAGGAGTTGAAAACGTTCGAGTTCCTCTTCTTCGTTTCTCTGAGGCATTGCAAAGAAGAAAATCATCTACACGAGATGATAAAAAATCAGCTTTTACAAACTCGACGTTACAAAGACCTTTTTGACGAGGTCATTGAGGAAGAACCTGATAAATGCTTGGTAATTTTAGATGGACTTGACGAATGGAAGAACAGCAGTAAGGCGGTGGTTCCGGAAAGAAATAGGATGGCAGATTACACGATTATCTCCACCACCCGGCCATGGGTTCTTGAAAAGCATCTCCTGAAAGACACAGAAATAGATATAATCCTCGAAATGCGTGGTGTTGGTCCTTCGTCAGCAGAGAAGTTGGCCACAAGGATGATTCAACATTTGAACATAGTTTTCAAACGTAATAGGCTAGTAGATTCTTTCGAGAGGGAAGTGCTGATGAAAGATCTCAGTGAGCTTAAAAGTATACCGATACTTTTACAGCAAATGGTTTGTGTCTGGCATGATCTAGAGACACTGGGGAAATCACACTGTGATATATACAGCAGTATGCTTAATCTATTGATTCAAGTCGCTGAACAAAATGAGAAGCTGAAACCAGTTATCCAGCTACCTTCATCAAATTTGCTTCCATCATGTATGCAAGATAAGCAAAAGTGCAGATCACACCAACAGTTGATATTATCTCTTGCGAAGCTGGCCTTTCAGACATTGTTCTCTAATCAGCAAGATTCTTTGCTAGTTTTTCCTAGCTCTCAGATGGACATATGCGGTATGACTACCACAGAGATTGACCAGTGTCTGGCTGTTGGAATTTTGACACAGAGTGAAGCTGTTGGTATCTCTGCTGTAACGAGGTACAAGACTATAGCATTTATACACAAAACTTTCCATGAATTTCTAGCTGCGCTCCATATAGCGACCCAGTGTAGCAGAACGTCAACAGAAGTACCAAGAGAACACTCGGAGGAAACGTTTGCAATTATTTATGACAGATGCCGGACGTTCCATGAAATATTATCATACTCCATGGTATTCAAATTTTTATGTGGAATGGATCCTCTTGTTGGAAAGATAATTTCTAAACACGTCCAAACAGTTGTCATTGAAGAGAGGAACCAGTCAGATAATATATCGTTGTCTTTAACTTACAGCAAAAGTAGATTTTCTACAACATGTCGACGTTTGAGCAATGAAGTAAACGAATGCATTCATGGAATAAATGCGCTCTTCTTGAACTGGATTGAAGAGGCCAAGAAGTGTGGACATGAAGATATACAACTTGTGTGCTCGGAGATAACGGACATTGAACTATATAAACATGTTGAGTCACAACAAGTGaaaacaatatcatttttctgTGTATTCCTAGATCGACCTTTGCTCCAAACTGAACCACTGACAGGTTTGCACATGACAGACTGTTATTTACCAATAGAAACCATAGGGGAGCTTATTGCTCGATCCAAAAAAACGCTGACTGCGCTGAGCTTCCATCGCTCTGACATGACAAGTATGAGTTACACTCAGGTATACATCAAACCTTTATTGAACGCGCTATGTGGAGTATCATCTTTGCAGTCTGTTTCGCTCAAAAACTTAGTTCTTGACCATAGTTCCGTACAAATTTTTGTGTCAATCCTGACAAATCTAAAAAGGCTCAAGTCTTTGTATTTGGAGAACGTGAAATTCTCAAGCTGTAACGATCAATCTGACTTTGCTGACCTGTCCATATGCAATGAGTTAGAGCACATCCACACATTTCGTTGCGATATTAAGTTTGATGTACCTCCTCAAGTGAAAATAATATGCACAGACAAACCAGCACTGCATAACACagttcatgttttatgtaaatgcaAAAATCTAAATGTGTTTTCATTTATTCCATCTTTAGAAGGTCATCAAGAATTTAACAGTTATTTTTACAACAATGCCGCTGTTATTTCATCAATAACACTTTCTGTGCCAACATTTAAGTTCCTTAAACATCTCCAGATATCATGTGTGGACTTCAGAAAACACATACTTAAATTAGGTCCAGACTTGGAACACTTGTTGACCGTCGATATAAACAACATACTTATTAAAGATGACGTTCTCAAGACATTTTTAAGAAGCTCATCAGGTGTGTCCGAGTGTAATTACAACATTTCGGGACAGTTTTGTGATACAGATTTGTTCATACGAAGGTTGAAAATGACATTCCAtgatgaaaaagaagaaaatagatACTGTTATGGTCTAAAGAAACTCTCCAATGAAACTCAAAATCTTGTGCTACAACTGAGAGACAGTCAGAAATTAGTGATTTTACACGTGTTTGAGCAATACTGGCGTACTAGGGCAAGAGCTAGTCTTATTGATGAGTGTGAGGTGGTTTACAAACAAGCAGATTATGGTTGA